The nucleotide window AGATTAAAGTAAGTGTCTGAGCGTTAAACAGCTCGCCTGTCACATTAAAATCCTGATGTATTTACGGTCGGTCGAACGTCTTTGGTTTTCTATTCTTCAGGATGCCAGAAAAGCATGCGGAGATTCAACGCTGACGCAGGTAAACGCCGCTGAAACGCGTTGAGTGCTGAGAAAAGCGGCAGCCATTTTGGGAGCTTGATTTTTAGGACTTTTTAGGCTTGTGGTCCACCTCTGGACACTTGATTGTTTCCTTGTTGTCAGTGTCCGTCAGCTGCCCTCCGGTACtcgctgtaaaataaaaacctgcctCCCTCAGATTGCCGGTGGTTTGGATCCTGTGGGGCGCATTCAGATGCGAACGAGACGCACCCTCCGCGGCCACCTGGCCAAGATCTACGCCATGCACTGGGGTTCAGACTCAAGGTGAGAGTCCACCAGCACACCGAGAACCGGTCCAGAtcagtctgtttctttttaatcagaCTGAACCAGAGCGGAGTACGTGTCGTCAGTGACTcacagctaccaccacacctaTTTCAGCCCGACGTTGTGTAAGAAGTAAATACggacaaaatgcaatgatttgcaaatctcctaAACTTACGCAGCATTTTATTCACCGTGGAACATTGTAAGcagatcaaatgtttaaactaagaaattgcaccatttttaggggagcaaaaaaaaaggaatttaaattTTGTGGCAGCAACACAGGATCATGAGCTGTGCGCTGGGTGGTCCCTGTCCTCTTCATATGGAGGAAAGAACATCTGtgatttccaaaaagaatttaaagtttttgattCCTCTGACCACGGAACAGTTtcccactttgcctcagtccattttaaatgagctctggtccagagaagatggcgTCGTTTCTGGGTAGTGTTCACAAATGGCTTCTTTTCTGCATGACAGAGCTTTAATCACCATTTGTGGATGACACAGTGAGCTGTGATTGGAGACAATGATCTTTGGAAGTGtccctgagtccatgcagtgatgtccagaacagaatcagagctgaTTTTAATTCTTTACAGCCTGAAGATCACAGCGACCAATACAGACTCTCGGACTTGTCATTTGATcaaagatttctccagatttttgaaatcttttgatgatattatgagctgtagatgatgAGGTATTCAAAGTCTTCACTATTTTCCGTTGCCCATCTCTGCTTCTagcagattcagcctctctgacATGCTCTTCTTACACCCAGTCCTGACTGACCTGTTGGTAATTAACCTAGTTAGTTggaaaatgctcctccagctgtttcttatttaaacCACTTAGTTTTcgcagccttttgttgctcctgctccagctgtttTCGGATGTGTTGCAGCCACAAAATTcaaacagacctttttttttttttttctttaaaatggtacagtttcttagtttgaacCTTTCATATGGGTTTAGGAGATTTTTGCAGATCTCAACATCCCAACTGTTTTTGGGATTGGGGTTGTAACGATTGACGTATTTTGTtctagtaaaagaaaaataaaacttgtaactgcaaacaacaacaggaagccTAACCGGTACTTTGTGATAGCTTGAACTTTTTGAATGTTAACAAAAACAGCGTTCTTTATAAATCATGTTAATACTTTCTGTTAACAAGTCAGGCTGGGAGGACGTTATTATTAGGCGTCTGGTTGGACAGTCTCCACATGAGTCCAAATTAAAGACACCGAGAACCCACTGGAACATTTCGACACTGCGGGTTGCAGTGttggggggtgggtggggggtgagaGACTTAAATATTTCCTGAATATTTCTTTTCTCGTCTCTGCAGGCTTCTGGTTAGCGCCTCTCAAGATGGAAAACTGATCATCTGGGACAGCTACACCACTAACAAGGTGAAGTGTGTGGAAATGCTTCTCCCGTGAGGTCATTAGTGCCGTAACTTGTCTGAACAAGAAGTGAGAGGTAAAGCTGCTCCTTGTAGAGGAGCGGCTGCCTCACCACAGCCACCGGCTGCTCTGTGACACATTACAACATCTTACAGTTAGACTTTCGGTGTTAAAATAAGACACAATGTTTAGGTTTCCACCTTTTTAATTAGAGCAGCGCACAGTGCGAAAAGTCCATGCATCCATTACCTGCTGCTTGTTCAGGGAGTCGGGAGTCGGGTTTCGGggggcagcagctggagcagggaGGTCCAGACGTCTCCCTCAACAGCCGCCTCTTCCAGCTcgtccaggaggattccaaggtcttcccaggccagctgagagacagtctcttctgaaccacctcagccgGCTcgtctcgatgtggaggagcagcggctctactccgagtccctcccagataaccaaacttctcaccctgtcCTTAGGGGGGGGAGCTTAGCTGCCCTGTAGAGacaactcatttcagccgcctGTATCTGTGATCccgttctttcggtcatgacCACAGctgagggtaggaatgtagagTTTTGGCgtgcagctcagctcagctccctctgcaCCACAAAGGACCGGTACAGAGACGCCTGTTGATTTCACGCTCCGTTCTTCCCCAACTCATCTACAAAacccccgagatacttaaactgcTCCGCTTGAGGCCGCACCTCACTCCCAACCTGCGGACAGCTGTCCACCCTTCTCCTTCTCCGACTGAAGCTCCGGTGACAGCTGGAGATCACGGCACGACGACGCcaaacaggaccacatcatctgcaaacagcgGAGACGGAATCCTGAGGCCCCCTGTCCATGAAAGTCATGAACAGAACTCTCACCCTGAAGaggtccgacttactgccggcaatgagAACCAGACTCACACTGTTTGTACGGGGACCGAAGGACCCGTAGTAACAGACCCCCAAGCCCATACTCATAGAGGGTACAGGGACGAATGTCTTCTCCAAGTCCATAAAAGACGTGTGGACTGATTGGACAAACTCCCATGTCCCCTCAAGGACCCTAGTGAGGGTAAAGAGCTGATCCAGTATTCCATGGCCGGGACAGAACCTGCACTGTTCCTCCTGAATCTAAGGTTCAGCTATCGACTGGACTCTTCTCCTCCACCCCTGAATGGACCTAACCGGGGAGGCTGAGATGTGTCCCCCTTCTTAAAAAGGGGAACACCGTCTCAGACTCCAGTGGATATATGcaagttaattattttagagACAACAACGTGAAGTTTTTCCACCAACGGGAGCTCTAAAACGCCTCACTGGCAATCATTTCTCTCACCCGTTGAGAAAGGCGTAAGAGGACAGTAATGCTTTtgcctctgtctgttagcaaaatatcgcatgaaccactagacaagttttattgaaacttgcataaagcaatcactggacgagcatctacgactgattaacttttggagtcaacctgattcaagatggccgccacagctaactgaccctaaaaaacaccaaaaacgatataacttggtcagttttacagatactgacctaaaatttaatgtggtagtagccgagactgatgccctccaacacatattctgagcactgaCAGATTGCGTAAGATTGTGTTAtaattttgacattaactattagaataaactctgtctgtctgttagtaaaatctCTTACAAACcactgagtggattttaatgaaactttcagataaTAATTGCTGGGtggacgtctacaactgattaagttttggagtcagtctcATTCAAGATGTGCGCCTCAGctaactgaatttaaaaaacacaaaaattggtgtaattcagtgaattttacagaaacgGAGCTAGAatttggcgtggtggtagctgagagtcattcacaacacacactctgagcgtgacCGCTCACAATATTGCTTGAGATCGCACGtaactttttttgtcctttttcaatGTTCGACCGAAACGCAGCCGTTTCTCCAACTCTGTTCAAAACTGTGGCGTGAAAGGCGGTGGGCCCTTTGATGTCATGCGTGTTTTCCcctttttgagaaaaaaatggcgATGAAAACTGTGCATTTTGAAGGGTGACAACAGGTGTGTTTTGGTTTCAGATCCACGCCATTCCTCTGCGCTCCTCCTGGGTGATGACGTGCGCGTACGCCCCCTCGGGGAACTACGTGGCGTGCGGCGGCCTGGACAACATCTGCTCCATCTACTGCTTAAAGACGCGCGAAGGCAACGTCAGGGTCAGCCGGGAACTGCCCGGACACACAGGTGAGCGCTCCGCTCTTCGCTCGGATCGAACGCGGGAGGCTTTTCAGGCGAGCGTCCCAGCTCCTAAACCTCGAAAGCAACGAGCATCACAGTTTTTAGCAGGTTTTTAATCTGATGCAGGCAATAATTTACACATtgaaataaaggcctagcattttcAAAAAGGACCGATAATCGCCCGCCACATTTTAAAAGGTCCTGACAGGGTGGGTAATTAgaccagaacaaaaaacaaaaaaaactatatgcATGACATGAGCTGGATGATTTGTCTGCTCAGCTCctatttatataaaatgcaCCAAAAGAATCGTCCCAAAACGATTatctaaaaccaaaaatgtgAACCCACAAGTTAATAATTTTAAGGTTTGTGAGATGTGGCGGCCTGTGAGAATAAGTGAGTATAAATGCCTGAAGACGTTTTCCCCCTTCTCTGGTTCCGTCCGTCCGTCTCAGAGACACGTCTAACCTGAACGTGTCCCTCACCCGGACGCCTCTGCTCTCTGTGATCTCAGGGTACCTGTCATGTTGCCGCTTCATCGACGACAATCAGATCATCACGAGTTCAGGAGACACCACCTGGTGAGTCCCGCGGCGCCACCCCCCCGCACGCGCCAACACGCGCCGCGGCGCTGCTCTGACTGTTGTGCCCTTTGCTCCCAGTGCATTGTGGGACATCGAGACGAGCCAGCAGACCACGGTGTTCTCGGGCCACACCGGTGACGTCATGAGCCTGTCGCTGTCGCCCGACTTCCACACCTTCGTGTCGGGAGCGTGCGACGCCTCGGCCAAGCTGTGGGACATCAGGGACAGCATGTGCCGGCAGACCTTCACGGGACACGAGTCGGACATCAACGCCAGCTGCGTGAGTGCGCCGCCAAACTGCGTCCTTGTTTGTATCCGTCCACGTTTTCTAAAACACGGCTCAGGGAAATGAAACGGAACGACCTGCCTGTACTCGTGTGCAGCTGCTCCCCCTGCAGGAGGACTTCGGTGCGGCTGGCTTTTGTAGGAGTCACTGAACCgtcctgctctctctctctccttcatCTCCCTCAGTTCTTCCCGAACGGCAGCGCCTTCGCCACGGGCTCGGACGATGCCACCTGCCGGCTGTTTGACCTGCGCGCCGACCAGGAGCTGAACGTCTACTGCCACGACAACATCATCTGCGGCATCACGTCCGTGGCTTTCTCCCGCTCGGGCCGCCTGCTGCTGGCCGGCTACGACGACTTCAACTGCAACATCTGGGACGCCATGAAGGGAGACAGAGCAGGTGGgcagaaaggtcagaggtcagatgGGTTCGGCCTGAAGGCTGGAACCACGTGAAGGCATCgggatgtttttaaaactattgttttttgCCGCTTCACTTGTGCGTCGGTAGGTTTTGCTCCAGAGGATTTAAGcctaaaagatttttaaaattttgagtGAAAAACACGGATCAGAACAGCAGTTCTTATTATCTACGATTAAACCACCATCCTGTGTTGGGAAATAACAGAGTTCGTAGCCGTGCAGAACATTTCCCACTGACAAGAGgtcctttgtgtttctgcaccCGTTCCTCCAGGAGTCCTGGCCGGCCACGACAATCGTGTGAGCTGTCTGGGCGTGACGGACGACGGCATGGCGGCGTGCACCGGGTCCTGGGACAGCTTCCTCAAGATCTGGAACTGAGCCTGAGCCACACTCCGTCCCCTGTATTCACACTGTATTTACGATTTAACAGACGAAACTGCAACATTTCACTGTACATAAGATAAATGACTTGCATATGagtttacacacaaacacacacactgcttggacatgaaaaaaaactttaaaatgtgcttaCACTACCCACCGCTGACtaaagcgcacacacacacacacacacacatataatcTGTAAAATATCAATTGTGACCAAATACAGTTAAATATACAGCTGCTTCaatgaaaacacagaacacaGCCACTGTTACCTGAAGCCTTTTAAACACATCTGACGTCCTCACACACATTTCTCCGGAGAGAGACGTCCGTCCTCCACCTAAACGGAAGGACACGGATCTCCTCAGACAACGCCGTCTTTGTTTACAGCGAAGCTCACCGAACGCACCTCGAGTTcttctgtcccccccccccgcccgTCTCAGTCTCGGCACCGTAAGAGTCACGTCCACTTCACTGACATATCGAGGGTCATATCGTGTGCTCACAGTTTCTACGAACGCGCGCCACAGCTCGTTTTATGTTTTGCtgatttgtcttattttttttaaaaaaagctctttgtttCGTCCGTGTTCTCCCCGTGTGCCTCAGAAACACTGATGATTCGAGACaattctaaataaatcaaaatcatCTGCGACGACAGAGGATAAATGACACCTTAATGATCCACATCTCAAAGGGCAGGAGTCAGTATTCAGACTTTGACTTTGTCACAGTATTATCTGGACATTACTATGGATTAATTGTACATAATAAATATTAGCCTCTACTGCCAGctttgtggtttcttttttttttaaaacagagtttCTAATTAGTATTGTGTCGAATGTCTCTCCCAGTTACCAGTTACTCAGCGTTCAGACTAATACAGGTGTTGTGATTAGGATGTATTACAGCTTTCAGCCACAAGGTGGTGCTGCAAGTCACTGAAAACTTAcctcatcctgcaggttttaggcgtttctctgctcttc belongs to Kryptolebias marmoratus isolate JLee-2015 linkage group LG13, ASM164957v2, whole genome shotgun sequence and includes:
- the gnb2 gene encoding guanine nucleotide-binding protein G(I)/G(S)/G(T) subunit beta-2 codes for the protein MSELEQLRQEAEQLRNQIKDARKACGDSTLTQIAGGLDPVGRIQMRTRRTLRGHLAKIYAMHWGSDSRLLVSASQDGKLIIWDSYTTNKIHAIPLRSSWVMTCAYAPSGNYVACGGLDNICSIYCLKTREGNVRVSRELPGHTGYLSCCRFIDDNQIITSSGDTTCALWDIETSQQTTVFSGHTGDVMSLSLSPDFHTFVSGACDASAKLWDIRDSMCRQTFTGHESDINASCFFPNGSAFATGSDDATCRLFDLRADQELNVYCHDNIICGITSVAFSRSGRLLLAGYDDFNCNIWDAMKGDRAGVLAGHDNRVSCLGVTDDGMAACTGSWDSFLKIWN